The Anopheles maculipalpis chromosome 3RL, idAnoMacuDA_375_x, whole genome shotgun sequence genomic sequence AAGGATAATTATTGTGATATttgtatataaaaaaacacaatgtaAAGCACAACCACCTATTAGAGAAGAGTGAAAAAGGGTAAAAGAAATCAGCAGCTTCACTGATCATACGTGGTATGGATTTTATTCTCTTACATTCCTCCAATATGCTGATTCTAGATGAGCAAGATGTTTGTGATTTCTGTTGAGATACgtctttctgtttgtttctttgttataATCATTTCCTAGAAAGTTAGATAGTTTTACACCTCACCTAAGACTCACGAATCTACAGTTTTTTATAGATGCTATAAAATTGTTATCGGTTTGTTCTGAGTTTTGCTGCCTGCTATTTCATGACTTTCATGATTACAATCCTATAAAATAACGCATTTGGAAGATGTCGATACAGTTCTCGTTTgagtttgctttccttttggtTTGCAATTTTGCGTAGCCTTTCAAACTGTCGTTCACATAATGATTTTTATCTCTAAAAAGGTTAACAGCGCAAAAGGGAATGGATGAGTGAATTTCACATGtttaatttcaaaacactTAGTAGTTGCTGCAGTTGCAAAACTTCCAATGATAGGGTTATTCTCTTTACAGTAGTGTTTTCAATTGCTATACGATTCCGATTGCTTTGTATGCATACCTTCTTCTAAAAACGAGTATTATAAAGCCGCAGATTTAAAACCTAAACCACCGCCGCTTAAACTTATCACCTGCGCACGTAAAAGTATTTCCGATCTGATCGTGTCGTTCGATCAAATCTACTGGGAGAATGTATGTAGGAATGCATGCATCGTTAGTGGAACTGAGAATTGTGGAATAATGGCTTGCATTACACTGCGATTTAAAGGTTCAAGAGTGGATGGTTTGCTACTAGCTTACGACTGTACGTTTAAGTGGTCCATTTTGCTCTAATTAGATGTGGAGCAACAACACATGGGTTAGGTTTTGGtgtaaaacagcaaaaggcaCAGATGTTAGAAAGATGTCGAGATGCTTTGCTTCTTCTACAAATCGAGATAGTTGGGTTGTTGGACAGTTCGGGCCGAACACGATTGCTACTGGTATTTGGAATACGCACACAATGGTAGTTAGTAGCGGACTTAGTGTGTGTCCGCGATTACGTACGCTAGCGTGTATACCACTATATCAATCCATTGCATTGCGCTAATTAGTAATTATCGAGATCGAACCATACATAGCTCACGATCAAAGGCTTACAACATAAACAATTTTATacataaatgaagaaaaaataaatctttggtTTTGTCTTGCTTTTTCAGTTGATTTCACAAGAACAACAGCATTATCAGTTGCTTTTAGATGATATCTCAATTGATGGATACTGTTCACTTAGACTGAGCTGAAGTTACCTATAACTTTGTCATTCTTGTGAAATCATCTAAAAttccataaaaaataaaacaatctagTATTATCCTACATCTTCGCATACTTTTCTTAAGCAAATGACTAGTAAGTTGCATAAATTGTTAAGATCACAatgtaaaacattaaacataaaaaagactATAGTAAACCCGATTGCTTACAAGCggaagaaacgaaaatcttttaaaaccTTTAAATTGACTAGTGTTTTAtagatatgtttttttctgcaaaagtTTAGCCTCAGCAGTCCTTAAATGATCTCCATCCATACGATCACTTGCACTTGCCtagtagcacacacacacacactataaGAGGAACGATGTCAGTTTTGTATATATATCTTGCATGGTTCATTCTGTCACTCGGTTCAACGCTCGGAATACTTGAGCACTCAAAGGTAGAGTGTCCTCTAGAGCAGAGATATCGGCACTACTTCCGCTACTATCTCACGTACACCTGTAAGTTTGTTGTATACAATTGCTAGTATATCTAAAACAGTAGAGAAAGGCTATAGGTTTCTTTTGTCTTTTCAATCGTCTTTTTAGTCACTGGCAACCTCCTGTATGCTTTTCATACTTTATCAAAGCAATTTGCCTTTTGTTTGATGCTagtttttattggtttttaattgcattttagTAACGCTTCTTCTATCctcaaacacactcacactcgtGCTAAACACAGTTTCAATGTATGTTTTCTAATTAAATGAGCTCATCGTTACGCCTTACTGTGTAATATTGAAGTAAATGACTAGCAGTTTTGTCGATCGATCGCTATCTTGTAAATCACCCACTAGCTACTTCCTACCTGACTGACTAGAGTAAATGGAGAAGGAACACTTAAGGCTTTCCGTTTTTGAGTGAGGAGACTATTCTTCAAAGTTGAGCTATCTGCGTTTTTAGTAACACTTTTTGCCacgataaattttaaatatttgttgcaGCGAAGGAATCATAGGACACGCATGCTTTCACGCTCTATTATTATTCCTTTCTAGCACATACATTTCTATGTGAAAGTGTAGTTTGTCTTATCAATTATTAAGCTCCAACATTGTCAACATTGTCAAATCGCATGGTTTGATCAATTTCATTGTTCCACTTTAAATTCCCTGCTTTATCGCTGTCTCTTTCCCGTGCTGTTGTGGCGGCTTACTATAGTTTACTCTGCGCTTACCTTAACGGTCGAATAACCGGCGTCATTGTATGTTGCATACGGCCGATGAACCAGCTCCGGAATTGTCTAAGCGCCGTTTCATACCCTCCAGATACACTTCTCGATTGAACAGTCCTGCTGCGAGTGGTACGCTGTTTGAAGGGAaagcaaaagttttaaattaaaatgcgTAATTCCTCACGCGGATTCTTCTTCATATTTCGAAGTGTCTATCGTACTTGAAAACGCATTTATCGTAAGGTTATATGAAGTTGAAAACAGGAAATTGGGTAAATGCCATCCCGCTTGCTCGAGTAAATCGATGGCCGCTTAGTGTGGTCGATTGGTTCAGTAAACGGCGGATTTATATTCGATTTGTTTCCATATAAGCCAACGTTGAAagattttatgtaaatttttactttttaaaatgatgatgatatttcTTCGAAacgaaatcattttttttcgcagctgtttttcctcttcttttgctCCACAATCTCAAGAGGTTTAGACATGCATTTTCTAACTCTCCCAGTACTCCCATTGTCTTGTAATGTCCTCATTACTTACGTATCAATACCAGGTCGTATAATGTTCCGAAACAGCGCCCATACCGGTTTGTGATCGGACGACGTTATGCTCTGCACCGAATCGTACGCAAGACATTTGACTGGCGACGGTGGATGTGAAATTTTACCCCCGGGCGGTAAGTTGGAACCACGCCGATGAACCGTCGTCACTGGCAGGGGTTTAAATTTGTACAGAATCCGATCGGTGTAAGCAGGAGCGCGCTGTTTGCTCGACGAATCGAAACGCTGCGTACCGGGATCGTACTGAAAAGTAGATAAGCATGCAacattcaaaatcaaatccaTGTTTTACTACAACCCCACTAAGCTTACCTTATACGTCGGTGGGAACGTAATTTTCGCCTCACGGAACCCCCGAAATGCGGCCCCATCCGAAAGCACCGACGTAAGCTGATCGGTATGCATGAACCCGTGCGGCAAATGTGCCGGTAGTGGGAACTGTGTCGTTTCGATCCACTGCATCAGCTTGTCCCTCGGTTCGCTCAATCGAAAGTTCAAATCACCACACCAGTAAACACTGTCAAAGTTTTGCGTCACATCCTTGTTCCGGTGCTTCACCGTTAAATTCCGCGGCAGATCCAGTGCGTGTATGATTTTCTTCACATCCGACACACGTTCCTTCACCTTTTGCTGGTGTGCCGTCAGGTGGGACGTTACGAACAGAAACGAAGTGCCGAACAGACAGAAGGAAATCGCAACCGCACCTTTCGTACGAAAAGCGGTCCCAGGACGTACGGAAAGACACGCATCTTCCGGCTCGGAGCAAAACCATATCAAATCGCGCCGAATAAAAGCGGCCAAATGAAGCGTCCCGAGACTGGTGGAATGTAGCAGTATGTGGGACGGTCCTAACGTTTCCTGTAGCGTCACTTCCCATTCGAACCGTTCCGAGCAGGATTCCTGTGTGCCAAACACGATAATGTCGGGCACGTGCTCGAGTGCGGTCGGCAGTACGAAATCATTCATCTGTCGCGGTGGACTTTGCCCGTTCATGTTCCAGGTGCCGACGAAAATGGTCACTTCTCGGGTGGGCAATATTTTGTCCAGCTCCGTTGCACCTAGCAGTGACGTCGAACCGAGCCTACCATGGAGAAAGTTTCGCTGACGAGCTTTTTCGGCCGGAATTAAATTAAGCACGTGTGCCGCCATCAAAGCTTGCCGGGCAAGAGAATCGGCCGATCCAGGTGGTGGTTTAGGTGCCGAATCCGACTCGTCAATCTCCCCAGCGGATGCTACCGTCGTTACCATGTCAAATGACATCGATTTTCGTGACTCTCGCTGATCGATCGGATCACATCCACCCGGTAGCAACAAATCGTCCTCCTTTTCGGCGATATTCGGTGAGCTGTAGTGCTGTTCCATCTTCTCGTACCCGTCCATATTGCAACGGTGCAGGGGCGGTAGGAAGCGTTCCTTGAAGCGTGATTTGCTCGACATGATTGCACgctgtgtgtggttttgataTTCGCGAAAAACGATCGGCTTTGTGACGACACGATTGTTGACAAGCGAAACGGTCGCTTTCGGGCTGCGTCCATTGGCGTTGTACTCGTCCTGCTGGGGCGTTTCAACCTGTGGCGGACCAACCTCCAACGGTCGACGGTGGCGCGATGGACTCGATTTTTCGATCGGATAGCTTGTGCTTGATTTAGCCGTTAGTTCCAGCTTTAGCTGTTGCCGGCGTTGTTGCATTTCGAGATCGTACGACTCGCTACCGGCACTGGAGCTGCCCGTAGCTGCTGGGTGGGAGTAACGATTTCTTGGCGGTGACTTTACGATTGCTTCATCGATCGAGCAGCAAAGATTAAACTGTCCGCCGGCTCCGGTAGACCCACTTGTTCCACCGACTGCGTTTCCTCCGCTAACGTAGCTACTAAGCCGATTGCCAAGTGAAATACGGTTGGAGGAAGTGTCTCGTTTTCGTATTGCGGTTGGAATTTTGGTCGCCGTCGAACCTTCCGGACCCGTCGACGAGGTGGTGGTAGTTGTGGTCGTCGTTGATGACGTTGAAAGTAATTGGTACGAGTTGGTATCGCTTGGATTGGACGAATCTTGCCGCTGGCTGGCGGTACTGCTGGTGGTCGATGTGGTCGTAGCAGTAGTTGCTGTGCCACCATTACTGCTACTGTTGTGATTTGCCTTCGTTGCGTGCTGTGCATTGGTATGATGATTGCCGAGCAAACTAAAGCACGATCCACTGTCTACCGTTTGCTGTTCATCCTCACTTTCCGAGCATCGTTGCGGCTCAACACGTGACGAACGCTTCGACAGCAAACCAAGAAACGGTCGTTTGCCCTTTCCGCTAgcattgttgctgctgttggacaCATTGGCGCTACCGGGTGGTGGTTTTGAGCCACTTGGCTCGGGGTGCATTTTATCCATCGTGATTACTTGTGTTATGGCTGGAGAGCGACGACAATGGTTCTTCGACACTGTTATTTGTCGATCACtgcttcacacatacacactttccTTATATAAGACAAATAAACATGCCGTTTTCGGCGGTAGGACGCCAAAGGAAGCTGCAGCGATCGGGTTCGATTGCAGCTGGTAACTAACTAAGAACGGACGACGTTCATggccacgacgacgacgacggcgacaacATCCACCAACACGGGTACAGTAACGATGCTCTCCGTgcattgttatttatttttagccaCCACAAACGGGTAGCGGTCCACTCGCAAGCTGTGCCCTTGATTTATATGATGtagatgacgatgatggtacGTCTCTAGGGTCCACGCGACAGGACCGCGGCAGGTGACGGGAGGAcactttcgtttcgtttctatCATGTTCCACCGGCACAGCGTATACTAACCAGGTGTTGGCGTTGCATTCATCCTGAAACAGAGGGCGgcgcacatacacagacacaccttTCGCTGTTTAATGCGGGGAGCTCATTTACATCATTGCTCAATCAGGTGCGAAACCAAGTGCAATATGACGATGATAGTGCTTAATCCGAAGGGGTAACTTCTTTCCTGGGGCTGGGGAATTTTGTTTCGTCGTATTTGCAGGTGTctgaagtaaacaaaacaattagtTGACACACTTGAACGCTTTATCTCGTTGCACGCTTTTCTGGCACGAACGAAAACAacgacgaaaaaaagggaagtccAATTCCGCTGCAATTGCGCAAACTAACCGTGCTAGCAGTGCCGTCGAACTGGAATCCTTTTACCACCCACTGGCCGTAACCAACCGGGCTCAGTACATAtgattttcgtgtttttttttattgtccaggattatttatttacttcttgTGTCAAACGGAGTTGACAGTACGGAAAAGGATAAACAAAAGGCTTTTGTAAAATTAGGATAAAATTTAATGGAAAATGTTGTAATATTGCgcacacaaaatattttagtAAACGAAAATCAGTATCAAATCatctaaaacaaataatttaattaaatgacattaaaaattgtcaaaatatTGTGTTTAAACGTGCACTCTGTCCAATACATCACAGATGACAGCCGTCTTGACAGAACGTAAACAATCGCGATtaaatggtaaaataaaagTGATGTTCGCGCAAGAGAAAAGCAGACAAATTCAGTACGGGTGAAAATAGTGTGTGTAGGTTTTCCGTCTTGCTAATATTCCCCGCTGCTGGGAAATCATTCCCGCTCTAAACTCCCTGGCAAACAACCGAATCCGCAATCCGTGATGGATATTAACAGAAATAATGCTTTTTTCGAAAAGGTATGGAGTACATGTTTTGGTTCACACCAGTGAAGTAGCATGTTGTTGACTTTGGTTCGCTTTGTTCTCTTTCTGTCTTTTCTGTTagttaaaagaaaatgttacGGATTCTTTCGACCGTTTGCGGAAAGCGGTCGATATGAGGGAAAAGCTGTTGCTCAGACAGCTAACGGTCGTGGTGCAGCAGGCCCAGCACATCACCTTCGAGT encodes the following:
- the LOC126561656 gene encoding inositol polyphosphate 5-phosphatase E, with the translated sequence MDKMHPEPSGSKPPPGSANVSNSSNNASGKGKRPFLGLLSKRSSRVEPQRCSESEDEQQTVDSGSCFSLLGNHHTNAQHATKANHNSSSNGGTATTATTTSTTSSTASQRQDSSNPSDTNSYQLLSTSSTTTTTTTTSSTGPEGSTATKIPTAIRKRDTSSNRISLGNRLSSYVSGGNAVGGTSGSTGAGGQFNLCCSIDEAIVKSPPRNRYSHPAATGSSSAGSESYDLEMQQRRQQLKLELTAKSSTSYPIEKSSPSRHRRPLEVGPPQVETPQQDEYNANGRSPKATVSLVNNRVVTKPIVFREYQNHTQRAIMSSKSRFKERFLPPLHRCNMDGYEKMEQHYSSPNIAEKEDDLLLPGGCDPIDQRESRKSMSFDMVTTVASAGEIDESDSAPKPPPGSADSLARQALMAAHVLNLIPAEKARQRNFLHGRLGSTSLLGATELDKILPTREVTIFVGTWNMNGQSPPRQMNDFVLPTALEHVPDIIVFGTQESCSERFEWEVTLQETLGPSHILLHSTSLGTLHLAAFIRRDLIWFCSEPEDACLSVRPGTAFRTKGAVAISFCLFGTSFLFVTSHLTAHQQKVKERVSDVKKIIHALDLPRNLTVKHRNKDVTQNFDSVYWCGDLNFRLSEPRDKLMQWIETTQFPLPAHLPHGFMHTDQLTSVLSDGAAFRGFREAKITFPPTYKYDPGTQRFDSSSKQRAPAYTDRILYKFKPLPVTTVHRRGSNLPPGGKISHPPSPVKCLAYDSVQSITSSDHKPVWALFRNIIRPGIDTVPLAAGLFNREVYLEGMKRRLDNSGAGSSAVCNIQ